Genomic window (Helianthus annuus cultivar XRQ/B chromosome 3, HanXRQr2.0-SUNRISE, whole genome shotgun sequence):
aaaaaagttagaGCAAATAAAGATTACAGACCCCATGTGCACCCAAAGGAGGAAAGTCGCCAGCTCTCCAAGAAGCGGATTATTCGCATGTGATGGAGCACGCGCACCATTCGGTTGACCACGTGAATGGTCAACAAATAACGTCTTGATATCGGGATTTGGCCTCGGGTTTTTACAAAGCTGGTGTTGCCAGTTCAATATACAATTACACAAACAGCTAACATTAACTACCATTGTAAGATGTATAAAATAGAGTTTAAGGTTTACCTTTGGTTTATGAGAGTCCTTAATATTGAATTCTTAAGGTTTGGAAACTGCAATTTGTCACGAAACAAAGGATTCTTCGCTTCGATTAACTTCTTAAGTTCAACCAACATTATAGCTCGAGCCGATTTTGTATCTCCATATTTGGATAATTGTTCATTCTCCCTAAAATGTAAATGAAATTATATAAAGTTATAAAGAGGATGTTACAAAATGCTAACATTTGTAGTGTACCTAAAATTCTCTGAAGTTAATAACTGAGTTATCTCCTTAAAAAGATCTTCATTAAATGAAGCAAACACTTTAAGATCTTTTACAAGAATTTCTAGAGTTTTGGACCTGTCATGCCTATCAAAGACAACACAATTAGTCAATAATTATTCAAGGATTCAAATTAGTTACTTCGTTAATAATACGCGAAAAGGGCTTACTTATCCAATGCTTCAAGATACTTTTGCTTTCTAATCTCGAAAAATATCTTCATCGAATAGCGATTATCGTCCACTTTAGTGAAACCCGGAAGCTATTTCTCAACCTCATCCCAGTTTCCATTGTGCACTTCCTCTTCGAAATACTTCATGTTAAAGAAAAACCCTTATTCTTGTTCAAGCCTAAAATAACCCCATGAAAGTGATATTTTTAGAACAAAATTCATGTAAATAATCatagaaaatgtttattaaaaatttaaaaaaaattaaaacacttACTTGTGAACAGCTTTAACCCACTAAGAATCTACGATGCAAAAATAAAGAAAAGGGTTTCACAAATGGGAATAAAAAGCCATTATTCCTAGTAATGAAGTACTCAACTGCTAGAAGAAAAATCAAACCATAATCATTATCAAGGCACTCTATTCTCTTAGGGTAgcaactgaaaaaaaaaaaacagaatcaaaatcaaacaaacaaacagccATACGAACATGTATTGAAGTGAACTGAAATTGTTGTTGAAAAACCCTAACTTCTTTTAACCACAACCATACAAAGAGGAAAAAATCGAAAACCTAGAAATTGTTAATGAAAACATACTGTATTACAGATCAAATCGTTGGCATCTTCCGCCGATGGTGAGGGTTAGGGTTAGAGAACGCTGAATGACAGATGCGAGAAGAATGAGAATTTTGGGGTTGTTTAAACAAAAACGGGTAAGTGAATAAGATGACATCCATCCTAACTGTTGTTTGTTACTAATTGACAGTGAAACGAAATTAGTCAATTGAAATCAAAGTCAATGAAAAAGAGATGGGGTTTGTGAGAGGATGGTTGGTAGAGAAAGACAGTGTATGATGCAAGGGCAGAATAAAAAATTTCAAATATAAAAATCAAGCAGAATTGGGCAGCGGATCCGGGTCAGATGCCAAGGATCTGGGCATTAATTTTTTTGCCCGATAAAGAGAAAGGTGAAGGAGGTTGTATAATTGACACATAGGATTTTGTTGATGTGGCTAGGCTAAGTCTTTGCCAAGTGTTCACATGGGTTAGTTATTTATTAGAGGAGATAGATTTAAAtgtaaaatcaaaatttgaataaGTTGAAACTCGATTCAGTAAACAATAGGGCAGAACTGCAGAAGAGTTAAGGAGGGGACAAAATGTGTGGTTGTTATCGTCCCCTTTCAATTTTTATTGCTAGTAGTGACATTAAAATATTACATAAATGTCCATTAATTAATTCAGTCTATAAGAAAATATTTATAATCAGTTTAtaatattcgtatccttttcacATTAAAGCCCTTGCTTCAACTGTATATTAGAggatagagttaattgcccggatggtttCTATGGTTTTACGTTTTT
Coding sequences:
- the LOC110930987 gene encoding protein TPR3-like; the protein is MKIFFEIRKQKYLEALDKHDRSKTLEILVKDLKVFASFNEDLFKEITQLLTSENFRENEQLSKYGDTKSARAIMLVELKKLIEAKNPLFRDKLQFPNLKNSILRTLINQSFVKTRGQIPISRRYLLTIHVVNRMVRVLHHMRIIRFLESWRLSSFGCTWAVSIRTGSGTNSTCGLDV